The proteins below come from a single Xiphophorus hellerii strain 12219 chromosome 14, Xiphophorus_hellerii-4.1, whole genome shotgun sequence genomic window:
- the b3gat3 gene encoding galactosylgalactosylxylosylprotein 3-beta-glucuronosyltransferase 3, producing the protein MAARMKLKLKTVFVLYFMVSLMGLIYALMQLGQHCDCAEHDLPKDRAISRLQEELYRLQGQIRQLEKAKQPEKKQPPKSSLSTIFVITPTYARLVQKAELTRLSQTFLHVPQLHWILVEDSPRKTPLVSNFLMKSGLTYTHLNVPTAKERKLQEGDPSWLKPRGVEQRNEGLRWLREDRKTEPGDNGQQGVVYFADDDNTYSLQLFEEMRSTQRVSVWPVGLVGGMKFESPVVEGGKVVRFHTGWRPSRPFPMDMAGFAVSLRLVLANPDACFDGEAPMGFLESSLLKGLVTADELEPKADNCTKVLVWHTRTEKPKMKREEALQVQGLGSDPAVEV; encoded by the exons ATGGCAGCGAGGATGAAGCTGAAGCTGAAGACTGTGTTTGTGCTGTACTTCATGGTTTCCCTGATGGGTCTCATCTATGCATTGATGCAGCTCG GCCAGCACTGCGACTGCGCAGAGCACGACCTGCCGAAAGACCGCGCCATATCCCGCCTGCAGGAGGAGCTCTACCGCCTCCAGGGCCAGATACGGCAGCTGGAGAAGGCGAAGCAACCAGAGAAGAAGCAGCCTCCTAAATCCTCGCTTTCCACCATCTTTGTCATCACCCCAACCTATGCCAG ACTGGTGCAGAAGGCCGAGTTGACCCGTCTGTCCCAGACTTTCCTTCACGTCCCTCAGCTGCATTGGATCCTGGTGGAGGACTCGCCACGCAAGACGCCACTCGTCTCCAACTTCCTGATGAAGAGCGGCCTGACCTACACGCATCTGAACGTTCCCACCGCAAAGGAGCGCAAACTGCAGGAG GGTGACCCCAGCTGGCTGAAGCCCCGTGGCGTCGAGCAGAGAAATGAAGGACTACGGTGGCTCAGAGAAGACAGAAAGACTGAGCCGGGGGACAACGGTCAGCAGGGCGTGGTTTACTTCGCCGATGACGACAACACGTACAGTCTGCAGCTGTTCGAAGAG ATGAGGAGCACTCAGCGGGTTTCTGTGTGGCCCGTCGGGTTGGTCGGTGGGATGAAGTTTGAGAGCCCCGTGGTTGAAGGAGGAAAG GTGGTTCGCTTCCACACCGGCTGGCGGCCCAGTCGGCCGTTCCCGATGGACATGGCCGGCTTCGCGGTGTCCCTCCGACTGGTCCTGGCCAATCCGGACGCTTGCTTTGACGGAGAAGCACCAATGGGCTTCCTGGAAAGCAGCCTGCTTAAGGGTCTGGTGACAGCGGACGAGCTGGAGCCCAAAGCAGACAACTGCACTAAA GTGCTGGTGTGGCACACCCGGACAGAGAAGCCGAAGATGAAGAGGGAGGAGGCGCTGCAGGTGCAGGGGCTGGGCTCAGATCCCGCTGTGGAGGTCTGA